The Aythya fuligula isolate bAytFul2 chromosome 2, bAytFul2.pri, whole genome shotgun sequence genome contains a region encoding:
- the GALR1 gene encoding galanin receptor type 1: MEAGEPFNQSRAGAEPPRGDLNLSGLPEAGGKPLFGIGIENFITLIIFFLIFALGVLGNSLVITVLARSKPGKRRSTTNIFILNLSIADLAYLLFCIPFQSTVYVLPTWVLGAFICKFTHYFFTVSMLVSIFTLSAMSVDRYVAIVHSRRSSTLRVSRNALMGVGLIWALSFAMASPVAHHQRLIHSEKSNQTFCWEHWPNPRHKKVYVVCTFIFGYLLPLLLISFCYAKVLNHLHKKLRNMSKKSEASKKKTAQTVLVVVVVFGISWLPHHVIHLWAEFGVFPLTQASFIFRIIAHCLAYSNSSVNPIIYAFLSENFRKAYKQVFKCQIGNESPLNDAKENKSQIDTPPTTNCTHV; encoded by the exons ATGGAGGCCGGGGAGCCCTTCAACCAGTCGCGAGCTGGGGCAGAGCCGCCCCGCGGGGACTTGAACCTCTCCGGGCTGCCGGAGGCGGGGGGGAAGCCCCTTTTCGGCATCGGCATTGAGAACTTCATCACCTTGATCATCTTCTTCTTGATCTTcgccctgggggtgctgggcaACTCTCTGGTGATCACGGTGCTGGCTCGGAGCAAGCCAGGCAAGCGGCGCAGCACCACCAACATCTTCATCCTCAACCTGAGCATCGCCGACCTGGCCTACCTGCTCTTCTGCATCCCCTTTCAGTCCACGGTCTACGTGCTGCCCACCTGGGTGCTGGGCGCCTTCATCTGCAAGTTCACCCATTACTTCTTCACTGTCTCCATGCTGGTGAGCATCTTCACGCTCTCAGCCATGTCCGTGGACCGCTACGTGGCCATCGTGCACTCCCGCCGCTCCTCAACCTTGCGTGTCTCCCGCAACGCACTGATGGGCGTTGGGCTCATCTGGGCACTCTCCTTTGCCATGGCCTCGCCCGTGGCTCACCACCAGCGCCTCATCCACAGTGAGAAGAGCAACCAGACCTTTTGCTGGGAGCACTGGCCCAACCCACGCCACAAGAAGGTCTATGTGGTCTGCACATTCATCTTCGGCTATCTGCTTCCACTGCTGCTCATCTCGTTCTGCTATGCCAAG GTCCTTAATCATCTGCATAAAAAGTTGAGAAACATGTCAAAGAAGTCAGAAGCATCCAAGAAAAAG ACAGCACAGACTGtgttggtggtggtagtggtttTTGGCATCTCCTGGCTGCCACATCACGTGATTCATCTCTGGGCTGAATTTGGAGTTTTCCCACTGACTCAAGCTTCATTTATCTTCAGGATAATTGCACACTGCCTGGCTTACAGCAATTCTTCTGTGAACCCGATTATATAtgcatttctctctgaaaattttAGGAAGGCCTACAAACAAGTCTTCAAGTGCCAGATAGGTAATGAATCACCTCTGAATGATGCTAAGGAAAATAAGAGCCAGATAGATACACCACCAACTACCAACTGTACACACGTGTGA